One window of Nocardia sp. NBC_00508 genomic DNA carries:
- the rbfA gene encoding 30S ribosome-binding factor RbfA → MVDQARARRLAKRISSIVATAIEYEVKDPRLRFVTVTDAKVTGDLREATVYYTVMGETLDAEPDYDGAAAGLEKAKGVLRSKVGAGTGVKFTPSLAFVLDTVPDAARQMEELLAKARAADDAVAKVAATARPAGDADPYKVERDADE, encoded by the coding sequence ATGGTGGATCAAGCCAGGGCACGCCGACTCGCCAAGCGGATTTCCTCGATCGTGGCCACCGCGATCGAATACGAGGTGAAGGATCCGCGGCTGCGTTTCGTGACCGTCACCGACGCCAAGGTGACCGGCGATCTCCGCGAGGCGACGGTGTACTACACCGTGATGGGCGAAACCCTTGACGCCGAACCGGATTACGACGGCGCGGCCGCCGGTCTGGAGAAGGCCAAGGGTGTGTTGCGCTCCAAAGTGGGTGCGGGAACCGGGGTGAAGTTCACCCCGTCGCTGGCGTTCGTGCTGGACACCGTGCCCGATGCGGCGCGGCAGATGGAGGAACTGCTCGCCAAGGCGCGGGCCGCGGACGACGCGGTCGCCAAGGTGGCCGCCACTGCCAGGCCCGCGGGCGACGCCGACCCCTACAAGGTCGAACGCGACGCCGACGAGTGA
- a CDS encoding acyl-CoA dehydrogenase family protein has protein sequence MANTDARLFNPATYDPQQFDAETRRLLRATIEWFEGRGKQRLLADDANAVWTADFLDFVRKEKLFATFLTPAAYADGDPGRRWDAARNAALSEIFGFYGLAYWYAEQVTILGLGPIWQSDNEDAKKRAAADLSAGEVMAFGLSEQTHGADIYNTDLVLTPTKPGSADAEAGILFRANGEKYYIGNGNVASMVSVFSRRADLEGADAYVWFAADSRHENYRLLGNVVHQQMYVSTFRLENYPVRAEDILHTGPEAFSAALNTVNVGKFNLCHGGIGMVEHSFYEAITHANNRILYGNPVTDFPHVRTNFVDAYARILAMKLFSDRAVDYFRSASLEDRRYLLFNPMTKSKVTSEGETVMTLLLDVLAAKGFEKNTYFAEVQRLINTLPRLEGTVHVNVGQILKFMPNYLFNPADYPEIGTRQDAADDAFFWRQGPARGAGKVQFADWTPIYDKHADIPNVSRFYEQAQALRTLLTTAAPDAEQQKDLDFMLTIGHLFSLVVYGQLILEQAAITGLDRDLIDQIFDFQIRDFNAYATALYGKPSATPEQQGWAAAALRPPVADRPRFDRVWAEAVSHDGAYEMRP, from the coding sequence ATGGCAAACACAGACGCGCGGTTGTTCAACCCCGCCACCTATGATCCGCAGCAGTTCGACGCCGAGACGCGGCGACTGTTGCGTGCCACGATCGAGTGGTTCGAGGGGCGGGGCAAGCAGCGTCTGCTCGCCGACGACGCGAACGCGGTGTGGACTGCCGACTTCCTCGACTTCGTGCGGAAGGAGAAGCTGTTCGCCACCTTCCTCACTCCCGCCGCCTACGCCGATGGCGACCCGGGCCGTCGCTGGGACGCGGCCCGCAACGCGGCGTTGTCCGAGATCTTCGGCTTCTACGGTCTGGCGTACTGGTACGCCGAGCAGGTGACCATCCTCGGTCTCGGCCCGATCTGGCAGAGCGACAACGAGGACGCCAAGAAGCGTGCGGCCGCCGATCTTTCCGCGGGTGAGGTGATGGCGTTCGGTCTGTCCGAGCAGACGCACGGCGCCGACATCTACAACACCGACCTGGTGCTCACCCCGACCAAGCCCGGCAGCGCGGACGCCGAAGCCGGAATCCTCTTCCGCGCCAACGGCGAGAAGTACTACATCGGCAACGGCAACGTGGCCAGCATGGTGTCGGTGTTCTCTCGTCGCGCCGACCTGGAGGGCGCCGACGCCTACGTCTGGTTCGCCGCCGACTCCCGCCACGAGAACTATCGCCTGCTCGGCAATGTCGTGCACCAGCAGATGTACGTCAGCACGTTCCGCTTGGAGAACTACCCGGTGCGCGCCGAGGACATCCTGCACACCGGCCCCGAGGCGTTCTCCGCGGCGCTGAACACCGTCAACGTGGGCAAGTTCAATCTCTGCCACGGCGGCATCGGCATGGTCGAGCACTCCTTCTACGAGGCGATCACGCACGCGAACAACCGCATCCTCTACGGCAACCCGGTCACCGATTTCCCGCACGTGCGCACGAACTTCGTCGACGCCTACGCGCGCATCCTCGCGATGAAGCTGTTCAGCGACCGAGCCGTCGACTACTTCCGCAGCGCGAGCCTGGAGGACCGGCGCTATCTGCTGTTCAACCCGATGACGAAGTCCAAGGTGACCTCCGAGGGCGAGACCGTCATGACGCTGCTGCTGGACGTGCTGGCCGCCAAGGGGTTCGAGAAGAACACCTACTTCGCGGAGGTGCAGCGGCTGATCAACACCCTGCCCCGGTTGGAGGGCACGGTGCACGTGAACGTCGGGCAGATCCTGAAGTTCATGCCCAACTACCTGTTCAATCCTGCGGATTACCCGGAGATCGGGACCAGGCAGGACGCTGCCGACGACGCGTTCTTCTGGCGGCAGGGCCCGGCGCGGGGCGCGGGCAAGGTGCAGTTCGCGGACTGGACGCCGATCTACGACAAGCACGCCGACATCCCCAACGTCAGCCGGTTCTACGAGCAGGCGCAGGCGCTGCGCACGCTGTTGACCACCGCGGCACCCGACGCCGAGCAGCAGAAGGACCTGGACTTCATGCTGACCATCGGCCACCTGTTCTCGCTGGTGGTCTACGGCCAGCTGATCCTGGAACAGGCCGCGATCACCGGTCTGGACCGTGACCTGATCGACCAGATCTTCGACTTCCAGATCCGCGATTTCAACGCCTACGCCACCGCGCTGTACGGCAAGCCGTCGGCCACCCCGGAGCAGCAGGGCTGGGCCGCGGCAGCCCTGCGGCCGCCGGTCGCCGACCGTCCGCGGTTCGACCGGGTGTGGGCCGAGGCGGTGTCCCACGACGGCGCCTACGAGATGCGGCCGTAG
- the rimP gene encoding ribosome maturation factor RimP, which produces MPMPTEERVSQLVAGLVERRGFDLEGVEISTAGKRADAQARVQVTVDSDASDLDAIATLSADLSALLDDAGDFGETPYLLEVTTPGIDRPLTADRHWHRARGRKVRVALRDGAQPPEKSATFEARVGALTRDAVALVLGGKRDPHRVTVPLADIASAVVQVEFSPPGARELALAGGVVPGRPDPGREDGVAVAGVAASSPARGTPNARQESVTASDSPTEGIVE; this is translated from the coding sequence ATGCCGATGCCGACCGAGGAAAGGGTGAGCCAGCTCGTAGCTGGTCTCGTCGAGCGCCGAGGATTCGACCTCGAGGGCGTCGAGATCTCGACGGCGGGCAAGCGCGCGGACGCGCAGGCTCGGGTCCAGGTGACCGTGGACAGCGACGCGTCCGATCTGGACGCGATCGCCACGCTCAGCGCGGATCTGTCGGCGCTGCTGGACGACGCGGGAGATTTCGGCGAGACGCCCTACTTGCTGGAAGTGACGACGCCGGGCATCGATCGCCCGCTGACCGCCGACCGGCACTGGCACCGCGCCCGGGGGCGGAAGGTGCGCGTCGCACTGCGCGACGGCGCGCAGCCGCCGGAGAAGTCTGCGACCTTCGAAGCCAGGGTCGGCGCGCTCACCCGCGATGCGGTGGCGCTGGTGCTCGGCGGCAAACGCGACCCGCACCGGGTGACGGTCCCGCTCGCCGACATCGCCAGCGCCGTCGTCCAGGTCGAGTTCTCCCCGCCCGGCGCGCGGGAGCTGGCACTCGCCGGCGGAGTCGTTCCGGGGCGACCGGATCCGGGTCGGGAAGACGGGGTGGCGGTCGCCGGCGTGGCGGCGAGCAGTCCCGCTCGAGGAACACCGAATGCACGACAGGAATCAGTAACAGCGTCCGATTCGCCGACCGAAGGGATCGTGGAATGA
- a CDS encoding DUF503 domain-containing protein, which translates to MYLGALEFDLLLGDVHSLKQKRSVIRPILAELQRFGVSAAEGGDHDLYRRSMLGVAMVSAGMDHLTEVLDRCERHVAARPELQLLAVRRRIFGPED; encoded by the coding sequence GTGTACCTGGGTGCACTGGAGTTCGACCTGCTACTCGGCGATGTGCATTCACTGAAACAGAAGCGCTCGGTGATCCGGCCGATCCTGGCCGAATTGCAGCGCTTCGGGGTGAGTGCCGCCGAAGGCGGGGACCATGATCTCTACCGTCGCTCAATGCTGGGCGTCGCCATGGTCAGCGCGGGAATGGACCACCTGACCGAAGTGCTGGACAGATGTGAACGGCACGTCGCGGCCCGTCCGGAGTTACAGTTGCTGGCGGTGCGCCGCCGGATCTTCGGACCCGAAGACTGA
- a CDS encoding ferritin-like domain-containing protein — protein sequence MTESERRALLDALNAEHGAVYAYGVIAAHASPERTRLIAEHTAAHRARRDTTADALAADGATVPPPGAGYTVPFPVTDPISAARLATTVESDTAIAWRAVVERGASATVRRTGVDALTDAAVRLATWQSILGANPPTVAFPGKA from the coding sequence ATGACCGAGTCCGAACGCCGAGCGCTGCTGGACGCGCTGAACGCCGAGCACGGCGCGGTGTATGCCTACGGCGTGATCGCCGCGCACGCCTCGCCCGAGCGCACCAGGCTGATCGCCGAGCACACCGCCGCTCACCGCGCCCGGCGCGACACCACCGCCGACGCGCTCGCCGCGGACGGCGCGACGGTGCCGCCACCCGGCGCCGGCTATACCGTGCCGTTCCCGGTCACCGACCCGATCTCGGCCGCCCGGCTGGCCACGACGGTCGAGTCCGACACCGCGATCGCGTGGCGGGCGGTGGTCGAGCGCGGTGCGTCCGCGACCGTCCGCCGCACGGGTGTCGACGCGCTCACCGACGCCGCTGTCCGGCTGGCCACCTGGCAGTCGATCCTCGGCGCCAATCCGCCGACCGTCGCGTTCCCCGGCAAAGCCTGA
- a CDS encoding YlxR family protein, with protein sequence MTDRTTEQHAAPRRRAAPVRTCIGCRKRELAVDLLRIVARDRENGDGSHVIEIVPDPRRRLPGRGAWLHPLSACLSTAERRRAIGRALRVSGHLDISALEHYLENRHEHS encoded by the coding sequence ATGACCGACCGCACCACCGAGCAGCACGCGGCGCCCCGGCGCCGGGCCGCTCCCGTGCGGACGTGTATCGGGTGCCGAAAGCGAGAACTGGCCGTCGATCTGTTGCGGATCGTGGCTCGGGACCGGGAGAACGGAGACGGCTCCCACGTCATCGAGATCGTTCCCGATCCGCGGCGCAGACTTCCCGGACGGGGTGCCTGGCTGCACCCCCTTTCCGCTTGTCTGAGCACGGCAGAACGGCGCCGAGCCATCGGCAGAGCACTACGAGTGTCCGGACATCTGGATATCTCAGCCCTGGAGCATTACCTCGAGAACAGGCACGAGCACTCATGA
- the nusA gene encoding transcription termination factor NusA — protein sequence MNIEIEALRAIVADKGISIETVISAIESALLTAYRHTEGHQPNARIDINQRTGVVRVMAREVDVDGNVLSEWDDTPEGFGRIAATTARQVVLQRLRDAENEKSFGEFSTHEGDIVGGVVQRDARANARGTVVVRIGSELHGAEGLIPPAEQVPGETYEHGDRIKCYVVGVSRGPRGPQITLSRTHPNLVRRLFALEVPEIADGSVEIVAVAREAGHRSKIAVRTTVPGVNAKGACIGPMGQRVRNVMSELAGEKIDIIDHADDPATFVGNALSPSKVVSVTIVDPEARAARVVVPDFQLSLAIGKEGQNARLAARLTGWRIDIRSDAAPDMGGGSVRTEAHRS from the coding sequence ATGAACATCGAAATCGAAGCCCTGCGCGCGATCGTCGCCGACAAGGGGATCTCGATCGAGACCGTGATCTCCGCGATCGAGTCGGCGCTGCTCACCGCATACCGCCACACGGAGGGCCATCAGCCCAACGCGCGGATCGACATCAACCAGCGGACCGGCGTGGTCCGCGTGATGGCGCGCGAGGTGGACGTCGACGGCAACGTGCTCTCCGAATGGGACGACACCCCGGAGGGATTCGGCCGGATCGCGGCGACCACCGCCAGGCAGGTGGTGCTGCAGCGGCTGCGGGACGCGGAGAACGAGAAGTCCTTCGGCGAGTTCTCCACCCATGAGGGCGACATCGTCGGCGGCGTGGTGCAGCGCGACGCGCGCGCCAACGCACGCGGCACCGTCGTCGTGCGCATCGGCAGCGAGTTGCACGGCGCGGAGGGACTGATCCCACCCGCCGAACAGGTGCCGGGCGAGACCTATGAGCACGGCGACCGGATCAAGTGCTACGTCGTCGGCGTCTCCCGCGGTCCGCGCGGACCCCAGATCACGTTGTCGCGCACCCACCCGAACCTGGTGCGGCGGCTGTTCGCGCTGGAGGTGCCCGAGATCGCCGACGGCTCGGTGGAGATCGTCGCCGTCGCGCGAGAGGCGGGGCACCGCTCCAAGATCGCCGTGCGCACCACCGTGCCCGGCGTCAACGCGAAGGGCGCCTGTATCGGCCCGATGGGGCAGCGCGTGCGCAACGTGATGAGCGAACTGGCCGGCGAGAAGATCGACATCATCGATCACGCCGACGACCCGGCGACGTTCGTCGGCAACGCGCTCTCGCCGTCGAAAGTGGTTTCGGTCACTATCGTCGACCCGGAAGCGCGCGCGGCCCGCGTGGTGGTACCCGACTTCCAGCTCTCGCTGGCCATCGGCAAAGAGGGGCAGAATGCCCGCCTGGCCGCGCGACTTACCGGCTGGCGCATCGATATCCGCAGCGACGCGGCGCCCGATATGGGCGGCGGATCGGTTCGAACGGAGGCGCACCGCAGTTGA
- a CDS encoding proline--tRNA ligase: MITRLSRLFLRTLRDDPADAEVPSHKLLVRAGYVRRVAPGVYSWLPLGLRVLRKVEDVVREEMDAIGAQEISLPALLPRDPYETTNRWTEYGEALFRLRDRKGADYLLGPTHEELFALTVKGEYSSYKDLPVMLYQIQDKYRDEERPRAGILRGREFVMKDSYSFDLDEDGLKASYDAHREAYQRIFDRLRVEYVIVAATSGAMGGSASEEFLADSPVGEDTYVRCLESGYAANVEAVVTAAPEPLPIEGRPAAVVHDTPATPTIATLVDWANSAGLAERYGRPVTAADTLKNVMVKLRHPDGKTEIIGIGVPGDREVDDKRLGASVEPAEVELLTDADFAENPFLVKGYIGPKALQANGVRYLVDPRVGTGTSWITGADEPGKHVVGLVAGRDFTPDGTIEAAEVRDGDPSPDGRGPLVSARGIEIGHIFQLGNKYTDAFEVDVLGENGKPVRLTMGSYGIGVSRMVAVIAEQQHDEKGLRWPAAVAPYDVHVVIANKDEAARAGAEEVVSGLHAQGLDVLFDDRTASPGVKFKDAELLGMPLVLVIGRGWAEGKVELRDRFTGETEELPAAAAVDAVVAKVSPA; the protein is encoded by the coding sequence GTGATCACCCGCCTCTCCCGCCTCTTCCTGCGAACCCTGCGCGACGACCCCGCCGACGCGGAGGTGCCCAGCCACAAACTCTTGGTCCGTGCCGGCTACGTGCGCCGCGTTGCCCCGGGTGTCTACTCGTGGCTGCCGCTGGGCCTGCGCGTGCTGCGCAAGGTCGAGGACGTGGTGCGCGAGGAGATGGACGCGATCGGCGCCCAGGAGATCTCGCTCCCCGCGCTGCTACCGCGCGACCCGTACGAGACCACCAACCGGTGGACCGAGTACGGCGAAGCCCTGTTCCGGCTGCGTGACCGCAAGGGCGCGGACTACCTGCTCGGCCCGACCCACGAGGAGCTCTTCGCGCTCACCGTGAAGGGCGAGTACAGCTCCTACAAGGACCTTCCGGTCATGCTGTACCAGATCCAGGACAAATACCGCGACGAGGAACGCCCTCGCGCGGGCATCCTGCGCGGGCGCGAGTTCGTCATGAAGGACTCCTACTCCTTCGACCTGGACGAGGACGGGCTGAAGGCGAGCTACGACGCGCACCGTGAGGCCTACCAGCGCATCTTCGACCGGCTGCGGGTCGAGTACGTCATCGTCGCGGCCACCTCGGGCGCGATGGGCGGCAGCGCGTCGGAGGAGTTCCTGGCCGACAGTCCCGTCGGCGAGGACACCTACGTGCGCTGCCTGGAATCGGGCTACGCGGCCAATGTCGAGGCGGTGGTAACGGCTGCTCCCGAGCCGCTGCCCATCGAGGGCCGGCCCGCCGCCGTCGTGCACGACACCCCGGCCACCCCCACCATCGCGACGCTGGTCGACTGGGCCAACAGCGCAGGGCTTGCGGAGCGGTACGGCCGCCCGGTCACCGCGGCCGACACGTTGAAGAACGTCATGGTCAAGCTGCGCCACCCGGACGGGAAGACCGAGATCATCGGCATCGGCGTCCCCGGTGACCGCGAGGTGGACGACAAGAGGCTCGGTGCCTCGGTCGAACCGGCCGAGGTGGAGCTGCTCACCGATGCCGATTTCGCCGAGAATCCGTTCCTGGTGAAGGGCTACATCGGCCCGAAGGCATTGCAGGCCAACGGTGTTCGCTATCTGGTCGATCCCCGCGTCGGCACCGGGACGAGCTGGATCACCGGCGCCGACGAACCGGGCAAGCACGTCGTCGGCCTGGTCGCAGGCCGCGACTTCACGCCCGACGGCACCATCGAGGCCGCCGAGGTCCGCGACGGCGACCCCTCGCCGGACGGGCGCGGCCCGCTGGTGTCGGCGCGCGGCATCGAGATCGGCCATATCTTCCAGCTCGGCAACAAGTACACCGATGCGTTCGAGGTCGATGTGCTGGGCGAGAACGGCAAGCCGGTCCGGCTGACCATGGGCTCCTACGGCATCGGTGTCTCGCGCATGGTCGCGGTGATCGCCGAACAGCAGCACGACGAGAAGGGGCTGCGCTGGCCCGCCGCGGTCGCGCCCTACGACGTGCACGTCGTCATCGCGAACAAGGACGAGGCGGCCCGCGCGGGCGCCGAAGAGGTGGTGTCCGGACTGCACGCACAAGGCCTGGACGTGCTCTTCGACGATCGCACCGCCTCGCCGGGCGTGAAGTTCAAGGACGCCGAACTGCTCGGTATGCCGCTGGTCCTGGTGATCGGCCGTGGCTGGGCCGAGGGCAAGGTCGAACTGCGTGACCGATTCACCGGCGAGACCGAAGAACTCCCCGCTGCCGCGGCGGTGGACGCGGTGGTGGCGAAAGTCTCCCCCGCCTAG
- the yaaA gene encoding peroxide stress protein YaaA, with protein MLVLLPPSETKSDGGAGAPLALDALAMPQLTALRARLIEEVMRLAADPERSRAALGLGKGGDGEIARNAALRTSPTRPALERYTGVLYDALDARSFTKIQRAKAYARLGIGSALFGAVRAGDPIPAYRLSGGSKLPGLPTLSALWRDELAAALHAEAAGELVVDLRSGTYQQLGRVPGAITANVLTEHPDGSRTVVSHFNKHHKGLLARALVLTRAEPTDVRGVARVAAKAGLRTEIASPTELLIIT; from the coding sequence GTGCTGGTGCTGCTGCCTCCTTCCGAAACCAAGTCCGACGGCGGCGCCGGAGCGCCTCTCGCGCTGGACGCGCTGGCGATGCCGCAGCTCACGGCGCTGCGTGCGCGGCTGATCGAGGAAGTGATGCGCTTGGCGGCCGACCCGGAGCGCTCCCGAGCGGCGCTGGGGCTCGGCAAGGGCGGCGACGGCGAGATCGCCAGGAACGCGGCGCTGCGCACGTCCCCGACTCGCCCCGCGCTGGAGCGCTACACCGGCGTCCTCTATGACGCGCTCGACGCGCGCTCGTTCACCAAAATCCAACGAGCCAAGGCGTATGCCCGGCTCGGCATCGGCTCGGCCCTGTTCGGCGCGGTCCGCGCGGGTGACCCGATTCCCGCCTACCGGCTCTCCGGCGGCTCCAAACTGCCCGGCCTGCCCACTCTTTCGGCCCTATGGCGCGACGAGCTGGCCGCCGCGCTGCACGCCGAGGCCGCGGGCGAGCTCGTCGTCGATCTGCGCTCGGGCACCTATCAGCAGCTGGGGCGGGTTCCGGGCGCGATCACCGCGAACGTTCTCACCGAGCATCCGGACGGCTCGCGCACGGTGGTGAGTCATTTCAACAAGCACCACAAGGGCCTGCTCGCTCGCGCCCTCGTGCTCACCCGGGCCGAGCCGACCGACGTCCGCGGGGTGGCGCGGGTGGCGGCGAAAGCCGGGTTGCGGACCGAGATCGCCTCGCCTACCGAGCTTTTGATCATCACCTGA
- the infB gene encoding translation initiation factor IF-2 has protein sequence MAGKARVHELAKELGVTSKELLATLKEQGEFVKSASSTVEAPVARRLRESFAAKSAPSNGTKSGARPGPSSARPAAKPAGGGPRPGPRPSAPAPTPAPAAQETSRPAARTGESPAVRPGPAARPGPAPAPKPAARESITPAAASASAPAPAGPRPTPSGPRPGQQQRPGAPTQGGPRQGGATPGPRPGPKTPRVGNNPYSSAPERPASRPAPGGPRPGPAGGPRPGPAQGGPRPGPAQGSRPAPGQGGPRPGGPRPSPGSMPPRPNPGAMPSRAARPGGAGGPGAGRPGRPGGGAGAGRPGGGGGGGGYRGGGGGGGGAPGAGTGAPGAGGAAGGFRGRPGGGGGGRPGGPGGRGGAAGAFGRPGGAPRRGRKSKRQKRQEYDSMQAPAVGGVRLPRGNGEIIRLARGASLSDFAEKIDANPAALVQALFNLGEMVTATQSVNDETLELLGGEMNYVVHVVSPEDEDRELLESFDLTYGEDEGGEEDLEQRPPVVTVMGHVDHGKTRLLDTIRKANVREGEAGGITQHIGAYQVLTHLGDADRLITFIDTPGHEAFTAMRARGAKATDIAILVVAADDGVMPQTVEAINHAQAADVPIVVAVNKIDKEGANPEKIRQQLTEYNLVAEEYGGDTMFVDISAKQGTNIEALLEAVLLTADAALDLRANPDMDAQGVAIEAHLDRGRGPVATVLVQRGTLRVGDSIVAGDAYGRVRRMVDEHGEDVDAALPSRPVQVIGFTSVPGAGDNLLVVDEDRIARQIADRRNARKRNALAARSRKRISLEDLDAALKETSELNLILKGDNSGTVEALEEALLGIQVDDEVRLRVIDRGVGGVTETNVNLASASNAIIIGFNVRAEGKATELANREGVDIRYYSVIYQAIDEIEKALKGMLKPIYEEVELGRAEIRAIFRSSKVGNIAGCMVTSGSVKRNAKARLLRDNMVIAETMTISSLKREKDDAVEVREGFECGMTVTYSDIKEGDIIEAYELREKPRD, from the coding sequence GTGGCAGGCAAGGCCCGCGTGCACGAGTTGGCCAAAGAACTCGGTGTCACGAGCAAGGAACTACTCGCAACGCTCAAGGAGCAGGGCGAGTTCGTGAAGTCGGCGTCGTCGACGGTGGAAGCTCCCGTCGCGCGCAGGCTGCGTGAGTCGTTCGCGGCGAAATCAGCCCCGTCGAACGGCACCAAGTCGGGTGCGCGCCCCGGTCCGTCGTCGGCCCGTCCGGCCGCGAAGCCCGCGGGCGGTGGCCCGCGTCCCGGCCCGCGTCCGTCGGCTCCGGCGCCTACTCCGGCGCCCGCGGCGCAGGAGACTTCCCGTCCCGCCGCGCGTACCGGCGAATCCCCGGCCGTGAGGCCGGGTCCCGCCGCGCGTCCAGGACCGGCTCCCGCCCCGAAGCCCGCCGCACGGGAATCGATCACCCCGGCCGCCGCAAGCGCGAGCGCACCGGCCCCGGCCGGTCCGCGTCCGACGCCGAGCGGCCCGCGTCCCGGTCAGCAGCAGCGTCCCGGCGCTCCCACGCAGGGCGGCCCGCGTCAGGGTGGCGCTACGCCCGGTCCCCGTCCCGGGCCGAAGACCCCGCGCGTCGGTAACAACCCCTATTCGTCGGCTCCCGAGCGGCCCGCGTCGCGTCCCGCCCCTGGTGGCCCGCGTCCGGGTCCCGCGGGTGGTCCGCGTCCCGGTCCTGCGCAGGGTGGCCCGCGTCCCGGCCCGGCCCAGGGCTCTCGTCCGGCCCCCGGTCAGGGCGGTCCGCGCCCCGGCGGTCCGCGGCCCAGCCCCGGCTCGATGCCCCCGCGTCCGAACCCCGGCGCGATGCCGTCGCGTGCGGCGCGTCCGGGCGGTGCCGGTGGTCCCGGCGCAGGTCGTCCGGGTCGTCCCGGCGGCGGTGCTGGTGCCGGCCGTCCCGGTGGCGGTGGCGGTGGCGGTGGCTACCGCGGCGGAGGCGGTGGCGGTGGCGGTGCTCCCGGTGCGGGTACCGGTGCTCCTGGCGCCGGTGGTGCGGCCGGCGGCTTCCGTGGTCGTCCCGGTGGTGGCGGCGGCGGTCGTCCGGGTGGTCCCGGCGGCCGCGGTGGTGCGGCCGGCGCGTTCGGCCGTCCCGGTGGCGCGCCCCGTCGTGGCCGTAAGTCGAAGCGGCAGAAGCGGCAAGAGTACGACTCGATGCAGGCGCCCGCCGTCGGCGGTGTGCGGCTGCCGCGCGGCAACGGCGAGATCATCCGGCTCGCCCGCGGCGCGTCGCTGTCGGACTTCGCGGAGAAGATCGACGCGAACCCGGCCGCGCTGGTGCAAGCCCTGTTCAACCTGGGCGAGATGGTCACCGCGACCCAGTCGGTGAACGACGAGACCCTCGAGCTGCTCGGCGGCGAGATGAACTACGTCGTGCACGTGGTGAGCCCCGAGGACGAGGACCGCGAGCTGCTGGAGTCGTTCGACCTCACCTACGGCGAGGACGAGGGCGGCGAGGAAGACCTCGAACAGCGTCCTCCGGTGGTGACCGTCATGGGTCACGTCGACCACGGTAAGACCCGACTGCTGGACACCATCCGCAAGGCCAACGTCCGCGAGGGCGAGGCCGGTGGCATCACCCAGCACATCGGCGCCTACCAGGTGCTCACCCACCTGGGCGACGCGGACCGGCTGATCACCTTCATCGACACCCCGGGTCACGAGGCGTTCACCGCCATGCGTGCCCGCGGTGCGAAGGCCACCGACATCGCGATCCTGGTGGTCGCCGCCGACGACGGCGTCATGCCGCAGACGGTGGAGGCGATCAACCACGCGCAGGCGGCCGACGTGCCGATCGTGGTGGCGGTCAACAAGATCGACAAGGAAGGCGCGAACCCGGAGAAGATCCGGCAGCAGCTGACCGAGTACAACCTGGTGGCCGAGGAATACGGCGGCGACACCATGTTCGTCGACATCTCGGCCAAGCAGGGCACCAACATCGAGGCACTGCTCGAGGCGGTGCTGCTCACCGCGGACGCTGCCCTCGACCTGCGGGCGAACCCGGACATGGACGCGCAGGGTGTGGCCATCGAGGCACACCTCGACCGCGGCCGCGGCCCGGTCGCCACGGTGCTGGTGCAGCGCGGCACGCTGCGCGTCGGCGACTCGATCGTCGCGGGCGACGCCTACGGTCGCGTGCGCCGCATGGTCGACGAGCACGGCGAGGACGTCGACGCGGCGCTGCCGTCGCGGCCGGTCCAGGTCATCGGCTTCACGTCGGTGCCGGGCGCCGGTGACAACCTCCTCGTGGTCGACGAGGACCGGATCGCACGGCAGATCGCCGACCGGCGCAACGCGCGCAAGCGCAACGCGCTGGCCGCACGCAGCCGCAAGCGGATCAGCCTGGAAGATCTGGATGCCGCGCTGAAGGAAACCAGCGAGCTGAACCTGATCCTCAAGGGCGACAACTCCGGTACCGTCGAGGCCCTCGAAGAGGCGCTGCTCGGGATCCAGGTGGACGACGAGGTGCGGCTGCGGGTCATCGACCGCGGTGTCGGTGGCGTCACCGAGACCAACGTCAACCTGGCGTCGGCGTCGAACGCGATCATCATCGGGTTCAACGTCCGCGCCGAGGGCAAGGCGACCGAGCTGGCCAACCGCGAGGGCGTCGACATCCGGTACTACTCGGTGATCTACCAGGCCATCGACGAGATCGAGAAGGCCCTCAAGGGCATGCTCAAGCCGATCTACGAAGAGGTCGAGCTGGGGCGCGCCGAGATCAGGGCGATCTTCCGCTCGTCGAAGGTCGGCAACATCGCCGGTTGCATGGTCACCTCGGGTTCGGTCAAGCGCAACGCCAAGGCGCGCCTGCTCCGCGACAACATGGTGATCGCCGAGACGATGACGATTTCCTCGCTGAAACGGGAGAAGGACGATGCTGTCGAGGTCCGCGAGGGCTTCGAATGCGGTATGACGGTCACCTACTCCGACATCAAGGAAGGCGACATCATCGAGGCCTACGAGCTGCGCGAGAAGCCGCGCGACTGA